A genome region from Trachemys scripta elegans isolate TJP31775 chromosome 2, CAS_Tse_1.0, whole genome shotgun sequence includes the following:
- the LOC117871980 gene encoding zinc finger protein 501-like, whose amino-acid sequence MEILKLDAPERQGPCTKYGESIDQMVDLTAHRRARHGKRDGDEKSTTQPGERANEYAKCGKRFVKKGNLTAHRRPHRRQGPEEASGCEGNPTATGDLTAHQRPLRRQGPQEPKGCEGNLTGDLVRHKTSTTEAEPSPGLEVEESHQGALCAPRGGLRRKRTHVCSECGKKFSKKGNLTKHQRTHRDERPFRCSQCQKTFFVRSQLAQHERIHTGERPYKCAECGKRFTQKSNIIIHQRIHTGERPFKCADCGKSFIDKSQLITHRRTHTGERPFACSECGKGFRQKITLITHQRIHTREEPYTCPQCSKSFSQKANLMRHQLIHTREGPYICTECGESYSAIRHLKRHQLSHAGERPHVCTKCGKNFTRKSSLNRHQEIHVNDRPYAVVVAENLTVVYEIMQVPL is encoded by the coding sequence ATGGAAATCCTTAAACTAGACGCACCAGAGAGACAGGGGCCATGCACCAAATATGGGGAAAGCATTGATCAGATGGTAGATCTGACAGCCCACCGGAGAGCCCGGCATGGCAAGCGTGATGGAGATGAGAAAAGCACCACGCAGCCGGGAGAGAGAGCAAATGAGTATGCCAAATGTGGGAAACGCTTTGTTAAGAAGGGGAATCTCACAGCCCATCGGAGACCTCACAGGAGACAGGGCCCTGAGGAAGCCAGTGGGTGTGAGGGAAATCCAACAGCAACAGGAGATCTCACAGCCCATCAGAGACCTCTCAGGAGACAAGGCCCACAGGAACCCAAGGGGTGTGAGGGAAATCTGACAGGAGATCTCGTAAGACACAAGACAAGCACCACAGAAGCGGAACCATCCCCTGGCCTGGAAGTTGAGGAAAGCCACCAGGGAGCGCTCTGCGCCCCAAGGGGAGGCCTGAGGAGAAAGCGGACTCACgtgtgctctgagtgtgggaagaAGTTCAGCAAGAAGGGCAACCTCACCAAGCATCAGCGCACCCACCGGGACGAGAGGCCGTTCAGGTGCAGCCAGTGCCAGAAGACCTTCTTTGTGAGGTCCCAGCTCGCCCAGCACGAGAGGATCCACACGGGGGAGCGGCCGTACAAGTGCGCCGAGTGCGGCAAGCGCTTTACCCAGAAGTCCAACATCATCATCCACCAGAGGATCCACACGGGGGAGCGGCCCTTTAAATGCGCtgactgcgggaagagcttcatCGACAAGTCCCAGCTCATCACGCACCGCCGGACCCACACGGGGGAGCGGCCCTTCGCATGCAGCGAGTGCGGGAAGGGGTTCCGGCAGAAGATCACCCTGATCAcgcaccagagaatccacaccaGGGAGGAGCCCTACACCTGTCCTCAGTGCAGCAAGAGCTTCAGCCAGAAGGCCAACCTCATGAGGCACCAGCTGATCCACACGCGGGAGGGGCCGTACATATGCACTGAGTGCGGGGAGAGCTACAGTGCCATCAGGCACCTGAAGAGGCACCAGCTGAGCCACGCCGGGGAAAGGCCCCACGTGTGCACCAAATGCGGGAAGAACTTCACCCGCAAATCAAGCCTCAACAGGCACCAAGAGATCCACGTCAACGACAGGCCTTATGCGGTGGTGGTAGCAGAAAACCTCACCGTGGTCTATGAGATAATGCAGGTCCCACTCTAG
- the LOC117871978 gene encoding zinc finger protein 2-like encodes MKDPAKRAAQKTHMCPDCGKSFSKKGNLKRHQRIHTAEELYPCGECGRRFTTRGHLTTHQSIHTGERPFQCDECGRCFRLEICLAAHQKTHTKGGPYICVHCGKSLSTRIYFSIHMRTHKEKRPYACTECGKSFVKKGTLTAHKEIHKRDKPFKCSDCSRCFGQSATLVAHQKIHLRGGPFICTECGKSLSTKRYFNVHQRNHAKQRLQEATGHVNGMPLRVIQIKEEPDVTFKQEDSYSLGKNITIPGAPSEDGPQEGPDCGTQSSPKILVSTPWGIQTKEEPDTYPEHERNIITVAHQNPYIKEEPQASPDYDNQFNPKMPLFPPWGIQATKEAGVDNEHQRDVTMIGSLAACQKPRIKEEPQESTDHGSNFSQKTSLGTIQRIQIKEGAGADGEHGESCSPKKKHRKHQRTSEEGTSGACTESRANTKCKKNPLTKDGPKAERIFPCPECGKSFNQKSNLTRHRKIHTSEGPYKCNECGESFRMNRKLIRHQRIHMSEPFKCTECGKSFTQRSNLVRHQRIHTREEPYKCPECEKTFNQKANLFRHQTIHIRMGPCKCTKCGKCFTQKKNLIRHQTLHSRGGAYKCTVCGKRYRLKKYLRRHQKIHMREGPTGRAKRGGKLGAPASISNHPQTHPEQRALPAVKSEESNL; translated from the coding sequence ATGAAAGACCCTGCAAAGCGCGCGGCCCAGAAGACGCATATGTGCCCAGACTGTGGGAAATCCTTCAGCAAGAAGGGAAATCTGAAGAGAcaccagaggatccacacagcAGAGGAGCTCTACCCGTGCGGTGAGTGTGGGAGGCGCTTCACCACGAGGGGACACCTTACCACCCACCAGAGCATCCACACCGGAGAGAGGCCTTTCCAGTGTGACGAGTGCGGACGGTGCTTCCGGCTGGAGATATGCCTGGCTGCCCACCAGAAGACACACACCAAAGGCGGGCCGTATATCTGTGTCCACTGTGGGAAGAGCCTGAGCACACGCATCTACTTCAGCATCCACATGAGAACCCACAAGGAAAAGCGGCCGTACGCCTGCAccgagtgcgggaagagctttGTGAAGAAGGGGACGCTGACGGCACACAAGGAGATACACAAACGGGATAAGCCTTTCAAGTGCTCCGACTGCAGCCGGTGCTTTGGCCAGAGCGCAACACTGGTGGCTCACCAGAAAATCCACCTCCGCGGGGGGCCATTCATATGCaccgagtgcgggaaaagcttgaGCACCAAGAGGTATTTTAACGTCCACCAGAGGAACCACGCAAAGCAGAGGCTACAGGAAGCCACTGGACATGTAAATGGCATGCCTCTCCGGGTCATCCAGATTAAAGAGGAACCGGATGTGACCTTCAAACAGGAGGATAGCTATAGCCTGGGGAAGAACATTACAATACCAGGAGCTCCCTCAGAGGACGGACCCCAGGAAGGTCCTGATTGTGGAACCCAATCCAGCCCAAAGATCCTTGTTAGCACTCCGTGGGGAATCCAGACTAAGGAGGAACCAGACACATACCCTGAACATGAGAGAAACATCATTACAGTAGCCCACCAGAACCCTTACATCAAGGAGGAACCACAAGCCAGCCCCGACTATGACAACCAATTCAATCCAAAGATGCCTCTCTTTCCTCCATGGGGAATCCAGGCTACAAAGGAAGCTGGGGTGGACAACGAACACCAGAGGGATGTCACTATGATCGGCAGTCTTGCGGCCTGCCAGAAACCCCGCATCAAGGAAGAACCACAGGAGAGCACCGACCATGGAAGCAACTTCAGTCAAAAGACATCTCTTGGCACCATCCAGAGGATCCAGATTAAAGAGGGAGCCGGGGCAGATGGCGAACATGGGGAAAGCTGCAGCCcaaagaaaaaacacagaaaacacCAGAGAACCAGCGAAGAGGGGACTTCTGGTGCATGTACCGAGAGCCGGGCAAACACAAAATGCAAGAAAAATCCCTTGACGAAGGACGGTCCCAAAGCGGAGAGGATATTTCCGTGTcccgagtgtgggaaaagcttcaaccaGAAGTCGAATCTTACTAGGCACCGGAAGATCCACACCAGTGAGGGGCCTTATAAGTGCAACGAGTGCGGGGAGAGTTTCCGGATGAACAGGAAGCTCATCAGGCATCAGAGGATCCACATGAGTGAGCCCTTTAAATGCaccgagtgtgggaaaagcttcacccAGCGGTCAAACCTCGTGAGGCACCAGCGGATCCACACCAGGGAGGAGCCGTACAAATGTCCCGAATGCGAGAAGACCTTCAATCAGAAGGCCAACCTCTTCAGGCACCAGACGATCCACATCAGGATGGGACCGTGCAAATGCACCAAGTGTGGGAAATGCTTCACTCAGAAGAAAAACCTTATTAGACACCAGACGCTGCACTCCAGGGGCGGGGCTTATAAATGCACGGTGTGTGGGAAACGGTACAGGCTGAAGAAATATCTGAGGAGGCACCAGAAAATCCATATGAGGGAGGGACCCACCGGGCGTGCAAAACGGGGGGGAAAGCTGGGAGCACCAGCGAGCATTAGCAACCACCCCCAGACCCACCCAGAACAAAGAGCGCTCCCAGCTGTGAAAAGTGAGGAGAGCAACCTCTAG
- the LOC117871981 gene encoding zinc finger protein 271-like has product MIALLVRELPASSAPRNWTMEKLTLIKVEVETLLKQPREKMYTCTICGDSFNHKGVLATHQKTHKEEMLVENKEQEGSAVTAGKQTSQQASRRAEEASHEGVNQQGDLLVPKESLQKAKPYSCTDCEKSFKMKVDLTKHLRTHTGERPFPCTECGKRFITKSQLKEHQRIHTGERPYQCSECGKCFTQKSQLIVHRRIHTGEKPYKCGSCQKSFVDKSQLVAHHRIHTGDRPFKCGLCARGFRQKITLIKHQRVHTGEGARRHGGPYTGNASQLIVPESTPDGEKIFRCGTCGKEFKKKSILVTHQRIHTGEEPYHCAECGKRFRQKIHLIRHQKTHARGEAHVCVECGDGFSSKGQLLRHQRCQHQSEGPHTCPECGRSFSQKVGLMAHQRIHEREKGDGSVAATEGSPGEAADERLPAKNGKGSSHPGDLTAPCKSQVYTCTQCGKMFTKKGNFANHQRAHTEERAHRCDVCGKKFTKRGELTKHERIHTGERPYVCGDCGKRFTQRTQLVTHQRIHTGEKPYPCADCGKRFIDKSRLTVHRRIHTGDRPFQCAACGKGFRQKIALIKHHRVHERGRPDGEVSGGKEHKCPQCGRGFGTKENLASHQRLHTTERPFKCGECGKSFTQKAQLVVHQRIHTGERPFRCTDCHKGFIDKSRLIVHRRIHTGERPFKCTACGRAFTQKIALTTHQRVHMREHEAAREPNKYSKRRENDTGKAEPGEEWPFPCNVCGRGFRKEIALITHQRVHTKYEPNRCSKCGQVFPDKAQLLLHQPSHAEDRPFKCNTCGKDFKRKEILITHQRIHTGEVPFKCTECGKSFSQKANLMKHQLTHTRRGPFICSECGQSYTTLGHFKRHQRNHLRKREGKDLAEEQDADGLPETGVHNGPIIVVKTEVNTDDYAVLQVP; this is encoded by the coding sequence ATGATCGCTCTTCTTGTGCGTGAGCTTCCTGCCAGCTCAGCCCCGAGAAATTGGACGATGGAGAAGCTGACGCTTATTAAGGTGGAAGTGGAAACTCTTCTCAAGCAACCCCGGGAGAAGATGTACACTTGCACGATCTGCGGGGACAGCTTTAATCACAAGGGCGTCCTAGCCACGCATCAGAAGACCCATAAGGAGGAGATGCTGGTGGagaacaaggagcaggagggaagTGCCGTCACAGCAGGAAAGCAAACAAGCCAGCAAGCCAGCAGAAGGGCAGAGGAGGCCAGCCATGAAGGCGTGAACCAGCAGGGAGATCTCTTGGTGCCGAAGGAATCCTTGCAGAAAGCAAAGCCCTACTCTTGCACCGACTGTGAGAAGAGCTTCAAGATGAAGGTGGACCTCACCAAGCACCTCAGGacccacacaggggagaggccttTCCCGTGCACGGAGTGCGGGAAGAGGTTCATCACCAAATCGCAACTGAAGGAGCACCAGAGGATCCACACCGGGGAGCGACCTTACCAGTGCTCCGAGTGCGGGAAATGCTTCACGCAGAAGTCACAGCTCATAGTTCACCGGAGGATCCACACTGGCGAGAAGCCCTACAAGTGCGGCAGCTGCCAGAAGAGCTTTGTGGACAAGTCGCAGCTGGTCGCCCACCACCGTATCCACACAGGTGACCGCCCCTTCAAGTGCGGGTTGTGCGCCAGGGGTTTCCGCCAGAAGATCACCCTCATTAAACACCAGAGGGTCCACACCGGGGAGGGGGCGCGGCGGCATGGCGGGCCCTATACTGGCAACGCCTCGCAGCTCATCGTTCCCGAGTCGACGCCGGACGGGGAGAAGATATTCCGATGCGGCACGTGTGGAAAGGAGTTCAAGAAGAAGTCGATCCTGGTGACCCACCAGAGGATCCACACCGGGGAGGAACCCTACCATTGCGCCGAGTGCGGGAAGCGCTTCCGGCAGAAGATCCACCTGATCCGCCATCAGAAGACCCACGCCAGGGGGGAGGCCCACGTCTGTGTCGAGTGCGGGGACGGCTTCAGCAGCAAGGGGCAGCTGCTGAGGCACCAGCGGTGCCAGCACCAGAGCGAGGGACCCCACACGTGTCCTGAGTGTGGGAGAAGCTTTAGCCAGAAGGTAGGCCTCATGGCGCACCAGAGAATCcatgagagggagaagggagatggGAGCGTGGCCGCCACTGAGGGGAGCCCTGGTGAGGCGGCAGACGAGAGGCTGCCTGCCAAAAATGGCAAAGGCAGCAGCCATCCGGGGGACCTGACGGCGCCTTGTAAGAGCCAGGTCTATACCTGCACCCAGTGTGGCAAGATGTTCACCAAGAAAGGGAACTTTGCCAACCACCAGCGGGCCCACACGGAGGAACGGGCGCACCGGTGTGACGTCTGCGGCAAGAAGTTCACCAAGAGGGGGGAGCTGACCAAGCACGAGCGGATCCACACAGGCGAGAGGCCGTATGTCTGCGGTGACTGCGGCAAGCGCTTCACCCAGCGCACCCAGCTGGTCACccaccagcgcatccacaccggCGAGAAGCCCTACCCCTGCGCCGACTGCGGCAAGCGCTTCATCGACAAGTCCCGGCTGACGGTGCACCGGCGTATCCACACCGGCGACCGGCCCTTCCAGTGCGCCGCCTGCGGCAAGGGCTTCCGCCAGAAGATCGCCCTCATTAAGCATCACCGAGTCCATGAGAGAGGCCGTCCGGATGGGGAGGTTTCGGGGGGGAAGGAGCATAAATGCCCCCAGTGCGGCAGAGGATTTGGCACCAAGGAGAACCTGGCCAGCCACCAGCGGCTCCACACCACCGAGAGGCCCTTCAAGTGCGGCgagtgtgggaagagcttcacGCAGAAAGCCCAGCTGGTGGtgcaccagcgcatccacaccggggagcgccCCTTCCGCTGCACTGACTGCCACAAGGGCTTCATCGACAAGTCCCGGCTCATCGTCCACCGCCGGATCCACACCGGCGAGCGGCCCTTCAAGTGCACGGCCTGTGGGAGGGCCTTCACCCAGAAAATCGCCCTGACCACCCACCAGAGAGTCCACATGAGGGAGCACGAGGCCGCCCGGGAGCCCAACAAATACTCCAAGCGTAGGGAGAACGACACAGGCAAGGCCGAGCCAGGTGAGGAGTGGCCCTTCCCCTGCAACGTGTGCGGCCGGGGTTTCCGCAAGGAGATAGCCCTCATCACCCACCAGCGGGTCCACACCAAGTACGAACCCAACAGGTGCAGCAAGTGCGGCCAGGTCTTCCCTGACAAGGCCCAGCTGCTCCTGCATCAGCCCTCCCACGCGGAGGACCGGCCCTTTAAATGCAACACCTGCGGAAAAGATTTCAAGCGGAAAGAGATCCTGATCAcccaccagagaatccacacgggagaggtGCCTTTCAAATGCaccgagtgcgggaaaagcttctcCCAGAAAGCCAACCTCATGAAACACCAGCTCACCCACACCCGGAGGGGCCCCTTCATCTGCTCTGAGTGTGGGCAGAGCTACACCACCTTGGGGCATTTTAAAAGGCACCAGAGGAACCATCTGAGAAAGCGGGAGGGGAAAGACTTGGCAGAGGAGCAGGATGCAGACGGGCTGCCGGAGACGGGCGTGCACAACGGGCCCATCATCGTGGTCAAGACAGAAGTCAATACAGACGACTATGCGGTCTTGCAGGTCCCATGA